Proteins from one Chroococcidiopsis sp. CCMEE 29 genomic window:
- the ftsH2 gene encoding ATP-dependent zinc metalloprotease FtsH2: MKLSWRVLLLWTLPALVIGFFFWQGAFAAAPADMSKNTASTRMTYGRFLEYIDTGRVTSVDLYESGRTAIVEAIDPELDNRIQRLRVDLPYNAPELIAKLRDANISFDSHPLRNDGAIWGLFGNLIFPLLLIGGLFFLFRRSSNIPGGPGQAMNFGKSKARFQMEAKTGIKFDDVAGIDEAKEELQEVVTFLKQPERFTAVGARIPKGVLLVGPPGTGKTLLAKAIAGEAGVPFFSISGSEFVEMFVGVGASRVRDLFKKAKDNAPCLIFIDEIDAVGRQRGAGIGGGNDEREQTLNQLLTEMDGFEGNTGIIIIAATNRPDVLDSALLRPGRFDRQVIVDAPDIKGRLEILKVHARNKKLDPSVSLEAIARRTPGFTGADLANLLNEAAILTARRRKDAITLLEIDDAVDRVVAGMEGTPLVDSKSKRLIAYHEIGHALIGTLIKAHDPVQKVTLVPRGQAQGLTWFTPNEEQGLISRSQLKARITGALGGRAAEAVIFGSAEVTTGAGNDLQQVTGMARQMVTKFGMSDLGPLSLESQNPEVFLGRDWMSRSEYSEAIASRIDVQVRAIVEECYELAKRLIRENRTVTDRLVDLLIEKETIDGEEFRQIVAEYTEVPEKQQYVPAL, encoded by the coding sequence ATGAAACTTTCCTGGAGAGTACTCTTACTTTGGACATTGCCAGCTCTGGTTATTGGCTTTTTCTTCTGGCAAGGAGCATTCGCGGCTGCTCCGGCTGATATGAGTAAGAACACCGCCAGTACCCGAATGACCTATGGTCGCTTTCTAGAGTATATAGATACTGGTCGAGTGACCAGTGTGGATCTCTACGAAAGTGGTCGCACGGCAATTGTCGAAGCCATCGATCCAGAACTTGACAATCGTATACAACGACTGCGAGTCGATCTGCCGTATAACGCTCCTGAACTGATTGCCAAGCTCAGAGATGCAAATATTAGCTTTGATTCCCACCCACTTCGCAATGATGGAGCGATTTGGGGCTTGTTTGGCAATCTGATTTTTCCGCTGCTGTTGATTGGTGGGCTGTTCTTCCTATTCCGTCGCTCAAGCAACATTCCCGGCGGTCCAGGTCAAGCCATGAACTTCGGTAAGTCCAAAGCCCGCTTCCAAATGGAAGCAAAAACTGGAATTAAGTTTGATGATGTTGCTGGCATCGACGAAGCTAAAGAAGAACTGCAAGAAGTCGTAACATTCCTCAAACAACCAGAACGCTTCACTGCTGTGGGAGCACGGATTCCCAAAGGCGTTCTGCTAGTTGGACCTCCGGGAACTGGTAAAACTCTATTGGCTAAGGCGATCGCTGGCGAAGCGGGAGTGCCTTTTTTCAGCATCTCCGGCTCAGAATTTGTAGAAATGTTCGTTGGTGTGGGTGCTTCGCGGGTGCGCGATTTGTTTAAAAAAGCAAAAGACAACGCTCCCTGCCTGATCTTCATTGATGAGATTGATGCAGTCGGCAGACAGCGGGGTGCTGGCATTGGCGGTGGTAATGACGAAAGGGAACAAACCCTCAACCAATTGCTGACGGAAATGGATGGGTTTGAGGGTAACACCGGAATCATTATTATTGCCGCCACCAACCGTCCGGATGTCTTAGACTCTGCTTTATTACGACCGGGAAGGTTTGACCGACAAGTGATCGTGGATGCGCCTGACATTAAAGGGCGACTGGAAATCTTAAAAGTCCACGCGCGGAATAAGAAGCTTGACCCGTCAGTATCGTTGGAAGCGATCGCCAGACGCACGCCTGGGTTTACAGGAGCTGATCTCGCTAACTTACTTAATGAAGCAGCAATTCTGACTGCTAGACGCCGCAAAGACGCGATTACGCTATTGGAAATCGATGATGCGGTTGACCGCGTGGTTGCCGGGATGGAAGGTACACCTCTGGTAGATAGTAAGAGCAAGCGACTGATTGCTTACCACGAAATTGGACACGCTTTAATCGGCACCTTAATCAAGGCTCATGACCCGGTGCAGAAAGTCACCTTGGTGCCAAGGGGACAAGCACAGGGACTGACTTGGTTTACCCCCAATGAAGAACAAGGATTGATTTCCCGTTCGCAACTTAAAGCACGAATTACTGGTGCCTTAGGTGGTAGAGCAGCTGAGGCAGTCATCTTTGGCTCGGCGGAAGTGACCACGGGTGCAGGAAATGACCTACAACAAGTAACGGGAATGGCGCGGCAAATGGTAACTAAATTTGGGATGTCAGATTTAGGTCCACTGTCATTAGAAAGCCAGAATCCTGAGGTGTTTTTGGGTCGAGATTGGATGTCTCGCTCAGAGTATTCCGAAGCGATCGCCTCCCGGATTGATGTCCAAGTTCGGGCGATCGTTGAAGAGTGCTACGAGCTAGCAAAGCGATTGATCCGAGAGAACCGCACTGTGACAGATCGCTTAGTCGATCTCCTGATCGAGAAAGAAACCATTGACGGCGAAGAATTCCGCCAAATTGTTGCTGAGTATACCGAAGTACCAGAAAAGCAGCAGTATGTTCCGGCTCTGTAA
- a CDS encoding Mut7-C RNAse domain-containing protein, translated as MYLAYFRFYAELNDLLPPNRRQVSFAHHFKERGSIKDVIEALGVPHTEVDLILVNGESVAFSYLVQDGDRISVYPLFTSIEIKSVSHVRPLPLCQTCFVLDVHLGKLATYLRLLGFDTLYRNDYQDEELAYLSSSDGRILLTKDRGLLKRSMVTHGYLVRESDPWLQLFEVLRRFELFGASAPFQRCLRCNGLLQPVRKKLISDRLLPKTRQYYDEFRVCQVCSQIYWKGPHYERMQQFINRVLQHDTSL; from the coding sequence GTGTATCTAGCTTATTTTCGATTCTATGCAGAACTCAACGACCTTCTGCCACCGAACAGGAGACAGGTTAGTTTTGCCCATCACTTCAAAGAGCGTGGGTCAATTAAAGATGTGATTGAAGCTCTAGGTGTACCCCATACTGAAGTTGATCTAATTTTAGTGAACGGTGAGTCAGTAGCTTTCTCTTACTTGGTGCAGGATGGCGATCGCATTAGCGTTTATCCGCTGTTTACCTCGATTGAGATCAAGTCGGTCTCTCATGTCCGACCACTGCCACTGTGCCAGACCTGCTTTGTCCTTGATGTCCATCTGGGGAAGCTAGCAACTTACCTACGTCTGCTAGGCTTTGATACGCTGTACCGGAACGATTACCAGGATGAAGAGTTAGCCTACCTCTCCAGCAGTGACGGGCGGATTCTGCTGACCAAGGATCGGGGTCTATTGAAGCGCAGTATGGTAACGCATGGCTACTTGGTGAGGGAAAGCGACCCTTGGTTACAGTTGTTTGAGGTGCTGCGACGCTTTGAGCTGTTCGGGGCGAGTGCCCCTTTTCAACGGTGTCTGCGTTGCAATGGTTTGTTGCAGCCAGTGCGCAAAAAGTTAATCAGCGATCGTCTGCTGCCTAAGACAAGGCAATACTACGACGAATTTCGCGTCTGCCAGGTATGTAGTCAAATTTACTGGAAAGGTCCCCACTATGAACGTATGCAGCAGTTCATCAATCGCGTTCTCCAGCATGACACAAGTTTGTAG
- a CDS encoding TM0106 family RecB-like putative nuclease, which translates to MLITAKLLLQYHRCRRKTFLDIHGDLSQRDAPSELLLKLRQDKSAHQQTILAQQPYQQPEYPKGNWAAGATATLELMQQGVECIHKGVLLANSSEEITLLSCPDLLVKQPGRSWFGDWIYVPAQIELGKRPKLEYQVVAAFHAQVLATVQGVQPDIAWLLLRRKDAYQVSLAKWMPQMQNSLEECIQTLVSPQPPEVFISRQRCSLCRWFNQCYAIAKSQQHLSLLPGVSPNRYIQLQNLNIITLESLAQARPAELENLPGFDSKVAQQLVLQAQSVVENRPILLRGNADPIQTNTPSTLSSTAPVELYFDIEAQPDLNLDYMLGVLVVDHQAQTKTFHSLLAERPEEEELIWQQFLDLVGQYPLAPIFHFCAYELDTVKRLAKLYNTPTERIQPLLERFVDVYEKVTQTVTLPVESYALKAIARWLGFEWRDPQANGSKCIYWYDQWLETGDHTFLNSIQCYNEDDCRATHHVKDWLINFVDAYPLSCRKLA; encoded by the coding sequence ATGCTAATCACTGCTAAACTGCTACTACAATACCACCGCTGTAGAAGGAAGACTTTTCTAGATATTCATGGGGATCTTAGCCAACGAGATGCTCCCAGTGAATTGCTGCTGAAACTGCGACAGGATAAGTCTGCTCATCAGCAAACTATTCTAGCACAGCAGCCTTATCAGCAACCAGAGTATCCAAAAGGTAATTGGGCAGCAGGTGCAACGGCTACTCTGGAATTGATGCAGCAAGGCGTTGAGTGCATTCACAAAGGAGTTCTGCTAGCGAATTCCTCTGAGGAAATTACCCTGCTTAGCTGTCCAGATTTACTAGTTAAACAGCCCGGAAGATCTTGGTTTGGAGATTGGATTTACGTTCCAGCTCAGATTGAATTGGGTAAGCGTCCCAAACTAGAATATCAGGTTGTAGCAGCATTTCATGCTCAGGTATTGGCAACGGTACAGGGAGTTCAACCGGATATAGCTTGGCTACTGTTGCGGCGAAAAGATGCTTATCAGGTGAGTCTGGCGAAATGGATGCCCCAGATGCAAAATAGCCTTGAAGAGTGTATTCAAACGTTAGTATCACCGCAACCGCCTGAGGTGTTCATTTCCCGGCAACGGTGCAGCCTTTGTCGCTGGTTCAATCAGTGTTATGCGATCGCCAAATCCCAACAACACCTCTCTCTTCTACCAGGTGTTTCACCTAACCGCTATATCCAGCTGCAAAACCTGAATATTATCACCTTGGAATCTCTCGCTCAGGCAAGACCCGCTGAACTAGAAAATTTACCAGGTTTTGATAGTAAAGTAGCACAACAACTAGTTTTACAAGCCCAGTCTGTAGTCGAAAATCGTCCAATTCTTCTCAGGGGTAATGCTGACCCCATACAAACAAATACTCCCTCTACTCTCAGTTCTACCGCTCCCGTCGAACTTTACTTTGATATTGAGGCACAGCCAGATCTGAATTTGGACTATATGCTAGGTGTTTTGGTTGTTGACCATCAAGCCCAAACAAAAACGTTCCATTCCCTACTGGCAGAACGACCTGAAGAGGAAGAGTTAATCTGGCAGCAATTTCTAGATTTAGTTGGGCAATATCCTCTGGCACCGATTTTTCACTTCTGTGCCTACGAACTTGATACTGTTAAAAGATTAGCCAAGCTCTACAATACTCCAACAGAGCGAATTCAACCCTTATTAGAGCGGTTTGTGGATGTGTATGAGAAAGTCACGCAAACGGTGACGCTGCCAGTCGAAAGCTATGCCCTCAAAGCGATCGCTCGCTGGTTAGGTTTCGAGTGGCGTGACCCTCAAGCTAATGGTTCTAAATGCATCTATTGGTATGACCAGTGGTTAGAGACAGGCGATCACACTTTTCTCAACTCGATCCAGTGTTACAACGAAGACGACTGCCGCGCCACCCATCACGTTAAAGATTGGCTGATAAATTTTGTAGATGCTTACCCTTTGAGCTGTAGAAAGCTTGCCTGA
- the gltX gene encoding glutamate--tRNA ligase codes for MTVRVRIAPSPTGNLHIGTARTAVFNWLFARHQRGQFILRIEDTDEERSHPEYTQNILDGLSWLGLNWDEGPIFQSKRLDVYKQKVQTLLDKGLAYRCYSTEAELEEMRAAQKARGEAPRYDNRHRNLTPEQQAAFETEGRRSVIRFKIEDEREIVWNDMVRDQMVWRGSDLGGDMVIARAAENGIGQPLYNFAVVVDDIDMKITHVIRGEDHIANTAKQILLYEAFSTPIPEFAHTPLILNMEGRKLSKRDGVTSISDFKQMGFVAAALVNYMILLGWSPPDSTQEIFTLEEAAQLFSFERVNRAGAKFDWAKLDWLNSQYLHNMPVAKLTDLLIPYWQEAGYEFDPVSDRSWLEQVASLIGPSLTRLQDAIEMSRLFFIKSVDYSKDAIEQLSQAGADTVLQGILTALDDATQLTEASTQEIIKQVTKEKNVKKGLVMRSLRAALTGDMHGPDLVQSWLILHQRDLDRHRLQQALRVRG; via the coding sequence ATGACTGTTCGTGTTCGCATCGCTCCTAGTCCCACTGGCAACTTACATATTGGTACAGCTAGAACCGCTGTATTTAACTGGTTGTTTGCCCGTCATCAGCGTGGTCAGTTTATTTTACGGATTGAAGACACAGATGAAGAGCGATCGCACCCAGAATACACTCAAAATATCCTTGACGGGCTTAGTTGGTTAGGCTTGAACTGGGATGAAGGACCGATTTTTCAATCTAAACGCTTGGATGTTTACAAGCAAAAGGTTCAAACCTTACTAGACAAGGGATTAGCATATCGCTGCTACTCCACTGAAGCAGAACTAGAAGAAATGCGAGCTGCTCAGAAAGCTAGAGGCGAGGCTCCCCGTTACGATAACCGCCACAGAAATCTAACACCGGAGCAACAGGCAGCTTTTGAAACTGAAGGTCGTCGCTCCGTAATTCGCTTCAAAATTGAGGACGAGCGTGAGATTGTCTGGAATGATATGGTACGCGACCAGATGGTTTGGCGTGGTAGCGACTTGGGTGGTGATATGGTCATCGCTCGGGCAGCAGAAAATGGGATCGGTCAGCCTTTGTATAATTTTGCTGTCGTGGTCGATGACATTGATATGAAAATTACTCATGTCATTCGAGGAGAGGACCACATTGCCAATACTGCTAAGCAAATTTTGCTGTATGAAGCTTTCAGTACACCAATCCCAGAGTTTGCCCACACGCCTTTGATTTTAAATATGGAAGGGCGGAAACTATCAAAACGAGATGGTGTCACCTCCATTTCTGATTTTAAGCAAATGGGCTTTGTCGCGGCAGCTCTGGTGAATTACATGATTTTGCTGGGTTGGTCGCCGCCAGACTCGACTCAGGAAATATTCACCTTAGAAGAAGCAGCGCAGCTATTTAGCTTTGAGCGGGTGAATAGAGCTGGAGCAAAGTTTGACTGGGCAAAGCTAGATTGGTTGAATAGCCAATATCTCCACAATATGCCAGTAGCTAAGTTGACTGATTTGCTGATTCCCTACTGGCAAGAGGCTGGTTATGAATTTGATCCAGTAAGTGATCGCTCTTGGTTGGAGCAGGTGGCAAGCCTAATCGGTCCTAGTCTAACTCGGCTTCAAGATGCAATAGAAATGAGTCGGTTGTTTTTTATCAAATCGGTAGATTACAGCAAGGATGCAATTGAGCAGCTGAGCCAAGCAGGAGCTGACACAGTTCTCCAAGGAATTCTCACCGCTCTAGATGATGCCACTCAGCTAACGGAAGCTAGCACGCAGGAAATCATTAAACAGGTCACAAAAGAGAAAAATGTCAAGAAAGGGTTGGTGATGCGATCGCTCCGAGCAGCTTTAACTGGAGATATGCATGGTCCCGATCTAGTCCAATCCTGGTTAATCCTCCACCAGCGAGATTTAGATCGGCATCGCTTGCAGCAGGCATTAAGGGTTAGGGGTTAG
- a CDS encoding GNAT family N-acetyltransferase — protein MKTVCLHTKDEIEAFLRRHPFLHLYALGDLDDFFWHHTTWYALKEHQQIKQLVLFYTGTSVPVLLGITEESTKLMHELLYSIIHLLPKRLYAHLSGNLAGVLASDYQIQSHGLHHKMALTDSSRLDGIDTSGVVQLSASNVSELEKLYYESYPGNWFEPRMLETGYYYGIRQGAALLSVAGVHVYSQQYGVAALGNITTHPLFRGKGLGRIVCAKLCQTLLQTVDYIGLNVKADNKSAIACYTKLGFERIATYEEYSLELK, from the coding sequence ATGAAGACAGTTTGTCTACACACCAAAGACGAAATTGAGGCGTTTCTCCGTCGTCATCCCTTTCTCCATCTCTACGCGCTGGGAGATCTGGATGACTTCTTTTGGCATCACACAACATGGTATGCCCTCAAAGAACACCAACAAATCAAACAGCTTGTTTTGTTCTATACCGGAACTTCTGTGCCTGTTCTACTTGGCATAACTGAGGAATCCACAAAATTGATGCACGAGTTACTGTACTCAATCATCCACCTGCTGCCAAAACGGCTTTATGCTCATTTGAGTGGAAATCTAGCGGGTGTGCTTGCTAGTGATTATCAGATTCAATCGCACGGTTTGCACCATAAAATGGCTTTGACTGATAGTTCACGCTTAGACGGTATTGACACATCCGGCGTGGTGCAGCTATCAGCATCAAACGTGAGTGAATTAGAAAAATTATACTACGAGAGCTATCCAGGCAATTGGTTTGAACCACGCATGCTGGAAACTGGCTATTACTACGGTATCCGCCAGGGTGCAGCGTTACTCAGTGTAGCAGGGGTACATGTATACTCACAGCAGTACGGAGTTGCTGCCTTAGGTAACATCACAACGCACCCACTGTTTCGAGGAAAAGGATTAGGGAGAATTGTCTGCGCGAAGCTGTGCCAAACGCTGCTACAGACAGTCGATTATATTGGCTTGAATGTCAAAGCTGACAATAAAAGTGCGATCGCTTGCTACACCAAGCTAGGGTTTGAACGCATTGCTACCTATGAAGAATATTCCCTTGAGTTGAAGTAA
- the pstB gene encoding phosphate ABC transporter ATP-binding protein PstB: MNSAPENLIPVLRAKDLSFYYGSHKAIEAVSMDIYQGQVTAIIGPSGCGKSTFIKALNRISELEGKVRVEGGVEFFGQDIYDRRVNLNRLRCQIGMVFQKPNPFSMSIYDNVAYGVRVAGRRSKAELDETVESALKSAALWNEVKDNLKRSALELSGGQQQRLCIARALAVKPKVLLMDEPASALDPISTMKIEELIHRLRQELTIAIVTHNMQQATRVSDFTAFFSTDESRIGQMVEFGPTAKIFSAATHPRTRDYVEGRFG, translated from the coding sequence ATCAACTCAGCGCCAGAAAATTTAATTCCAGTCCTCCGTGCCAAAGATTTAAGCTTCTACTACGGCAGCCACAAGGCTATTGAAGCTGTGTCAATGGATATATATCAGGGACAAGTAACTGCAATTATTGGCCCTTCTGGCTGTGGTAAATCTACCTTTATTAAAGCTCTTAACCGAATTAGTGAATTAGAGGGCAAAGTGCGGGTTGAAGGTGGCGTGGAATTTTTCGGTCAAGATATATATGACCGTCGCGTCAACCTAAATCGGCTGCGCTGCCAAATTGGTATGGTATTCCAAAAGCCGAATCCTTTTTCAATGAGCATCTATGATAATGTTGCTTATGGCGTCCGGGTAGCAGGTCGTCGTTCTAAAGCAGAATTAGATGAAACTGTCGAATCTGCCCTTAAAAGCGCTGCTCTCTGGAATGAGGTGAAAGATAACCTGAAGAGATCAGCTCTAGAACTTTCTGGCGGTCAACAACAGCGACTTTGTATTGCCCGTGCCTTAGCTGTAAAGCCTAAAGTTTTACTGATGGATGAGCCTGCCTCTGCCCTAGACCCGATTTCCACAATGAAAATTGAGGAACTAATCCACCGCTTGCGCCAGGAGTTGACGATCGCCATTGTCACCCATAACATGCAGCAGGCAACTCGCGTCTCTGATTTCACCGCTTTTTTCAGTACCGATGAAAGTCGCATTGGTCAAATGGTGGAATTTGGTCCTACAGCCAAAATTTTCTCTGCAGCCACCCATCCGCGTACCAGGGACTATGTTGAAGGTCGGTTTGGTTAG
- the pstA gene encoding phosphate ABC transporter permease PstA has protein sequence MPINYPENQIHESLAAEVCKPLPTRRTIFNNGMTVLAFTLTSLALLPLASVLIEILRQGLPRLKPEVFVSLPAPVGVTDIPDGFGNAIMGTLIMVGVASLISIPIGLMTGIFLSEVGKGTAMGNGIRFFTSILTGIPSIIAGVFAYGVIVLTFQGFSAIAGGFALAVIMLPIVALTTEEALKLVPTSQRLASAALGANHFQTTRIIVAAAVPAITTGILLAVARAAGETAPLLFTALFSQVWPEGLFNPTPALSVYIFNNATTPYTDKNQMAWTAAVVLVGLVLCISILSRLVFRRR, from the coding sequence ATGCCCATAAACTATCCCGAAAACCAGATTCATGAATCGCTGGCGGCAGAGGTATGTAAACCATTGCCAACAAGACGGACAATTTTTAATAATGGCATGACGGTGCTTGCCTTTACACTGACAAGCCTGGCACTGCTGCCTCTAGCCTCAGTCTTAATTGAAATCCTGCGCCAAGGGTTGCCTCGTTTGAAGCCAGAAGTCTTCGTGTCTTTGCCTGCCCCTGTGGGGGTGACAGATATTCCAGATGGCTTTGGTAACGCGATTATGGGCACGCTAATCATGGTGGGTGTTGCCTCGCTGATCAGCATTCCTATTGGACTGATGACAGGAATTTTCTTGTCAGAGGTGGGGAAAGGAACTGCGATGGGAAACGGTATTCGCTTCTTCACTAGCATTCTCACAGGTATACCATCGATCATCGCTGGCGTTTTTGCTTATGGCGTTATTGTTCTAACCTTTCAAGGATTCTCAGCGATTGCTGGGGGGTTTGCCCTAGCGGTGATTATGCTACCAATTGTGGCTCTAACCACTGAAGAAGCCTTAAAGCTGGTTCCCACTTCTCAGCGCCTCGCCTCTGCAGCCTTGGGAGCCAACCACTTCCAAACAACTCGTATCATTGTTGCCGCTGCTGTCCCAGCAATTACCACCGGAATTTTACTTGCTGTGGCTCGCGCAGCGGGTGAAACTGCTCCACTCCTATTCACGGCACTATTTAGCCAAGTTTGGCCAGAGGGATTGTTCAACCCCACTCCAGCTCTATCTGTATATATTTTTAATAACGCCACTACTCCCTATACTGATAAAAACCAGATGGCTTGGACTGCTGCTGTAGTCTTAGTCGGTCTCGTTTTGTGTATCAGTATTCTCTCGCGTCTAGTTTTTCGCCGTCGTTGA
- the pstC gene encoding phosphate ABC transporter permease subunit PstC, whose protein sequence is MEDSSAQASDLTKVKPEFDILATDKQNLWLDQGFTWLLRFIACSTVALLFWLSWIIFQNAQPAIQKYGLGFLWGQDWDVANLSFGALPYIYGTLVSSGLALLLAVPVGLAVALVTSEDFLPAWVRSPLAFLIELIAAIPSVIIGLWGIFVMIPFLQPIQDWLYQNFSWIPLFSTAPSGYGMLSAGVILAIMILPTMAAISREVLLVLPKDLRSGSMSLGATRWETIFKVLLPAGASGIVGAAVLALGRALGETMAVTMVIGNLSQITPSLLDAAYSIPAVLANEFGEAGDDLHVGALMYLALILFVVTLLVNIAAVLMVRLIARGRS, encoded by the coding sequence ATGGAAGATAGCTCTGCTCAAGCCTCTGACTTAACTAAAGTAAAGCCTGAGTTCGACATCCTAGCAACAGACAAGCAAAATCTCTGGCTAGACCAGGGATTTACCTGGCTACTTCGTTTCATTGCCTGCAGTACCGTCGCATTGCTGTTTTGGTTAAGCTGGATTATTTTCCAAAATGCTCAACCAGCGATTCAAAAGTACGGGCTAGGCTTTTTGTGGGGTCAAGATTGGGATGTAGCCAATCTGTCTTTCGGGGCTTTGCCGTATATTTATGGGACGCTGGTAAGTTCAGGATTAGCTCTGTTGCTAGCAGTCCCGGTGGGGCTAGCGGTAGCTTTGGTAACAAGCGAGGATTTTTTACCGGCCTGGGTGCGATCGCCTCTGGCATTTCTGATTGAACTAATCGCCGCAATTCCCAGCGTCATTATCGGACTTTGGGGAATTTTTGTGATGATTCCCTTTCTGCAACCGATTCAAGATTGGCTCTATCAAAATTTTAGCTGGATTCCATTGTTTAGTACGGCTCCATCTGGCTACGGAATGCTGAGCGCTGGAGTTATCCTAGCCATCATGATTCTGCCAACAATGGCTGCTATTAGCAGAGAAGTTTTACTGGTACTCCCTAAAGATTTGCGGAGCGGTTCAATGTCTTTGGGAGCTACTCGCTGGGAAACTATCTTTAAAGTGTTATTACCAGCAGGTGCTTCTGGCATTGTAGGTGCAGCAGTTTTAGCATTAGGACGCGCCTTAGGGGAAACGATGGCAGTAACAATGGTGATTGGTAACTTGTCTCAGATCACCCCCTCGTTATTAGATGCGGCTTACAGTATCCCGGCTGTCCTAGCCAATGAATTTGGCGAAGCGGGAGATGACTTGCACGTTGGAGCGTTGATGTATTTAGCACTAATTTTATTTGTCGTTACACTACTGGTTAATATTGCTGCTGTATTAATGGTGCGGCTAATTGCTCGGGGGAGATCGTAA